In Eulemur rufifrons isolate Redbay chromosome 3, OSU_ERuf_1, whole genome shotgun sequence, a single window of DNA contains:
- the NMB gene encoding neuromedin-B isoform X2 — protein sequence MTDNLAVRVPRGAGRRAAGAGSAPGPGSAQGRGFKSREGGLGRREQSGSALEEPRRGTAMTRRAGGAQLLGGLLLVALLAAGVAPLSWDPPESRSRASKIRVHPRGNLWATGHFMGKKSLELSSPSPLGTAPYTSLRDQRLQLSHDLLRILLLKKALRMSLNGLAPHTQYRRLLMQILQE from the exons ATGACCGACAACCTGGCGGTGAGGGTCCCTCGGGGGGCGGGGCGGCGAGCCGCGGGGGCGGGCTCAGCTCCTGGGCCAGGCTCCGCCCAGGGGCGCGGGTTTAAAAGCCGGGAAGGCGGGCTGGGGAGGCGGGAGCAGTCCGGGAGCGCGCTAGAGGAGCCGCGGCGGGGCACAGCCATGACCCGGAGGGCTGGGGGCGCTCAGCTGCTCGGCGGTCTCCTGCTCGTTGCCCTGCTCGCTGCGGGCGTCGCCCCGCTCAGCTGGGATCCCCCGGAGTCCCGGAGCCGAGCCAGCAAGATCCGAGTGCACCCGCGGGGCAACCTCTGGGCCACCG GTCACTTCATGGGCAAGAAAAGTCTGGAACTCTCCAGCCCGTCCCCACTGGGGACAGCTCCCTACACTTCCCTGAGGGACCAGAGACTGCAGCTGAGTCATGATCTGCTCAGGATCCTCCTGCTAAAGAAAGCTCTGCGCATGAGCCTCAACGGCCTAGCACCCCACACCCAG TACAGGAGGCTGCTGATGCAAATACTGCAGGAGTGA
- the NMB gene encoding neuromedin-B isoform X1, with translation MTDNLAVRVPRGAGRRAAGAGSAPGPGSAQGRGFKSREGGLGRREQSGSALEEPRRGTAMTRRAGGAQLLGGLLLVALLAAGVAPLSWDPPESRSRASKIRVHPRGNLWATGHFMGKKSLELSSPSPLGTAPYTSLRDQRLQLSHDLLRILLLKKALRMSLNGLAPHTQHIVSHFERREGHSPEKLQPQTQPASLTS, from the exons ATGACCGACAACCTGGCGGTGAGGGTCCCTCGGGGGGCGGGGCGGCGAGCCGCGGGGGCGGGCTCAGCTCCTGGGCCAGGCTCCGCCCAGGGGCGCGGGTTTAAAAGCCGGGAAGGCGGGCTGGGGAGGCGGGAGCAGTCCGGGAGCGCGCTAGAGGAGCCGCGGCGGGGCACAGCCATGACCCGGAGGGCTGGGGGCGCTCAGCTGCTCGGCGGTCTCCTGCTCGTTGCCCTGCTCGCTGCGGGCGTCGCCCCGCTCAGCTGGGATCCCCCGGAGTCCCGGAGCCGAGCCAGCAAGATCCGAGTGCACCCGCGGGGCAACCTCTGGGCCACCG GTCACTTCATGGGCAAGAAAAGTCTGGAACTCTCCAGCCCGTCCCCACTGGGGACAGCTCCCTACACTTCCCTGAGGGACCAGAGACTGCAGCTGAGTCATGATCTGCTCAGGATCCTCCTGCTAAAGAAAGCTCTGCGCATGAGCCTCAACGGCCTAGCACCCCACACCCAG CATATAGTGTCACATTTTGAAAGAAGGGAGGGGCATTCCCCAGAGAAGCTCCAACCCCAGACCCAGCCAGCATCCCTGACTTCCTGA
- the NMB gene encoding neuromedin-B isoform X3: MTDNLAVRVPRGAGRRAAGAGSAPGPGSAQGRGFKSREGGLGRREQSGSALEEPRRGTAMTRRAGGAQLLGGLLLVALLAAGVAPLSWDPPESRSRASKIRVHPRGNLWATGHFMGKKSLELSSPSPLGTAPYTSLRDQRLQLSHDLLRILLLKKALRMSLNGLAPHTQEAADANTAGVMPILGQP; this comes from the exons ATGACCGACAACCTGGCGGTGAGGGTCCCTCGGGGGGCGGGGCGGCGAGCCGCGGGGGCGGGCTCAGCTCCTGGGCCAGGCTCCGCCCAGGGGCGCGGGTTTAAAAGCCGGGAAGGCGGGCTGGGGAGGCGGGAGCAGTCCGGGAGCGCGCTAGAGGAGCCGCGGCGGGGCACAGCCATGACCCGGAGGGCTGGGGGCGCTCAGCTGCTCGGCGGTCTCCTGCTCGTTGCCCTGCTCGCTGCGGGCGTCGCCCCGCTCAGCTGGGATCCCCCGGAGTCCCGGAGCCGAGCCAGCAAGATCCGAGTGCACCCGCGGGGCAACCTCTGGGCCACCG GTCACTTCATGGGCAAGAAAAGTCTGGAACTCTCCAGCCCGTCCCCACTGGGGACAGCTCCCTACACTTCCCTGAGGGACCAGAGACTGCAGCTGAGTCATGATCTGCTCAGGATCCTCCTGCTAAAGAAAGCTCTGCGCATGAGCCTCAACGGCCTAGCACCCCACACCCAG GAGGCTGCTGATGCAAATACTGCAGGAGTGATGCCAATACTGGGGCAGCCATGA